The following proteins are co-located in the Castanea sativa cultivar Marrone di Chiusa Pesio chromosome 8, ASM4071231v1 genome:
- the LOC142606032 gene encoding uncharacterized protein LOC142606032 yields MLYVIYSTNFILTSEQHKCPTSLDSSIEQHLQTITNASSTNEKDVQDEVTQPLLPQKSQRYDTELKHIVFGIAASSNLWEKRKEYIKVWWKPKVTRGVVWLDKKVTTRRNEGLPEIRISGDTSKYKYTNRQGQRSALRISRVVSETFRLGLKDVRWFVMGDDDTVFMVDNVVRILSKYDHRQLYYVGSSSESHLQNIYFSYAMAYGGGGFAISYPLAKELAKMQDHCIQKYPALYGSDDRIQACMSELGVPLTREPGFHQYDVYGNLLGLLGAHPVTPLVSLHHLDVVEPIFPRMTQVKALQHLTQSIQLDSASIMQQSICYDKKRYWSISISWGYAVQILRGVISPRELEMPTRTFLNWYRKADYTAYAFNTRPVTKHPCQKPFVYYMSSSRYDRSRKQIIGIYYRNKSRSPYCRWKMDSPEKIDSIVVLKRPDPLRWQKSPRRDCCRVMPSHKSSTMYLWVGNCREGEISQF; encoded by the exons ATGCTCTACGTTATCTATTCCACCAATTTCATACTCACCAGTGAACAACATAAATGTCCCACCTCTTTGGATTCCTCCATAGAACAACACCTTCAAACGATCACCAACGCATCTTCCACCAATGAAAAAGACGTACAAGATGAAGTCACGCAACCTCTACTTCCACAAAAATCCCAAAGATATGACACTGAACTCAAACACATTGTTTTTGGGATAGCAGCCTCATCAAATTTATGGGAAAAGAGAAAGGAGTACATAAAAGTATGGTGGAAGCCTAAGGTAACTAGAGGGGTGGTTTGGTTAGATAAAAAAGTGACAACTAGAAGAAATGAGGGGCTACCAGAGATTCGGATCTCTGGGGACACTTCAAAATATAAGTACACGAACCGGCAGGGACAGAGATCAGCATTGAGAATTTCAAGAGTGGTTTCTGAGACATTCAGGCTTGGGTTGAAAGATGTTAGATGGTTTGTGATGGGTGATGATGACACGGTTTTTATGGTGGATAATGTTGTGAGGATACTTTCCAAGTATGATCATAGGCAGCTCTATTATGTTGGGAGCTCATCAGAGAGTCATCTTCAGAATATATATTTCTCATATGCCATGGCCTATGGTGGGGGTGGATTTGCTATAAGCTATCCTCTGGCCAAGGAGTTGGCAAAGATGCAGGATCATTGCATTCAGAAGTACCCAGCTTTATATGGCAGTGATGACAGAATTCAGGCTTGCATGTCGGAGCTAGGAGTACCACTTACCAGGGAACCTGGCTTTCATCAG TATGATGTCTATGGAAACTTATTAGGCCTTTTAGGAGCCCATCCTGTCACTCCATTGGTGTCATTACACCACCTTGATGTGGTGGAACCAATATTTCCACGCATGACCCAAGTCAAAGCCCTCCAACATCTCACACAATCCATCCAGCTTGATTCAGCTAGTATAATGCAACAATCAATCTGCTATGACAAAAAACGATATTGGTCCATCTCCATCTCATGGGGTTATGCGGTTCAAATATTAAGGGGAGTGATTTCTCCCAGAGAACTAGAGATGCCTACAAGAACCTTTCTCAATTGGTACAGAAAAGCTGATTATACAGCATATGCATTCAACACTAGGCCTGTGACCAAGCATCCTTGTCAGAAGCCCTTCGTTTATTACATGAGCTCCTCTCGATATGATCGATCCAGGAAGCAAATAATTGGGATTTACTATCGCAATAAATCCCGGTCTCCTTACTGTCGGTGGAAAATGGACTCACCAGAAAAAATTGATTCCATTGTAGTCTTAAAAAGACCAGATCCTCTACGCTGGCAGAAG TCACCAAGAAGAGATTGTTGTAGAGTTATGCCATCACATAAGAGCTCAACAATGTACTTATGGGTAGGCAATTGTCGTGAAGGCGAGATTAGTCAGTTTTAG
- the LOC142606033 gene encoding uncharacterized protein LOC142606033, with the protein MAESLNQEIFPDMVPADPDVCRQQWPHEDHWEMSNPLFGYDDPYYHNHDPDADVDEEWKTGKKGMLELKLDISKAYDRGEWDFLKKMMSKLEFPNVWVERVMTCVSTPSFSVRINGKAFSNVKPTRVLRQGARLSPYLFLLCAKEFTALLAKKEAEGRLHGVSIGRRAPTISHILFADDSLLFCRATMEEVRCISDTLQLYAAASGQCISFEKSSVYFSSNTKRVQREAIKNELGVKEEWDRELIETKFHKEDAGAIFCMPLSRRHAFDLIIWLHTKNEEYSVRSGYYVARELLRQESNKGECSEEDKGELLWRHLWKLHIPNKFKVFGWKVCQNALPTRENLARCKVVEDGCCQVCRLNSKSVAHMLWQCGVTQDIWASSIRKIQKSITGQPKFMQIVEGLMHKLTEEEQELFWVQCLTIWNQQN; encoded by the exons ATGGCAGAATCTCTCAATCAGGAAATTTTCCCAGACATGGTACCAGCCGACCCAGATGTTTGCAGACAGCAATGGCCACATgaagaccattgggaaatgTCTAATCCTTTATTTGGCTATGATGACCCTTACTACCATAACCATGATCCCGATGCAGATGTCGATGAAGAATG GAAAACTGGGAAGAAAGGCATGCTAGAATTGAAACTGGATATCAGTAAGGCTTATGACAGGGGGGAGTGggactttctcaaaaaaatgatGTCCAAGTTGGAGTTTCCAAATGTATGGGTGGAGCGGGTGATGACTTGTGTTTCCACCCCATCCTTTTCAGTTCGTATCAATGGCAAGGCATTCAGTAATGTTAAACCAACAAGGGTTCTTCGTCAAGGAGCTCGCTTATCTCCCTATTTGTTCCTCCTATGTGCCAAGGAGTTTACTGCTTTGTTGGCCAAAAAGGAGGCTGAAGGAAGACTTCATGGGGTATCTATTGGAAGGAGAGCACCAACGATCTCCCATATCTTGTTTGCTGatgattctttgttgttttgtcGGGCAACAATGGAGGAGGTGAGGTGTATTTCAGATACTTTACAGTTGTATGCAGCAGCTTCCGGGCAATGCATTAGCTTTGAGAAGTCCTCTGTATATTTTAGCAGCAACACAAAAAGGGTACAACGAGAAGCAATCAAAAATGAGTTGGGAGTGAAGGAG GAGTGGGATCGGGAATTAATTGAGACCAAATTTCACAAGGAGGATGCTGGGGCTATCTTTTGCATGCCATTAAGCCGAAGACATGCCTTTGATCTAATCATTTGGCTGCACACGAAGAATGAGGAGTATTCTGTGAGATCGGGCTACTATGTTGCTAGAGAACTCTTAAGACAGGAAAGTAATAAGGGAGAGTGCTCAGAGGAAGATAAGGGTGAGTTACTATGGCGGCATTTGTGGAAATTACACATACCAAATAAATTCAAGGTTTTCGGATGGAAAGTGTGTCAAAATGCTCTGCCAACCCGAGAGAATTTGGCTCGATGTAAAGTAGTGGAGGATGGGTGCTGTCAGGTTTGCAGATTGAACTCCAAATCGGTGGCTCATATGCTCTGGCAGTGTGGGGTTACGCAAGATATTTGGGCAAGTAGTAtaaggaagatacaaaagaGTATCACCGGGCAACCTAAGTTCATGCAGATAGTTGAAGGATTGATGCATAAACTGACAGAGGAGGAACAGGAGCTATTCTGGGTACAATGCTTGACAATTTGGAATCAACAGAACTAG
- the LOC142606034 gene encoding uncharacterized protein LOC142606034 — translation MAHGVVLVTSMPFYKLRKSRASSHLQFHMVLDSYNLADLGFIGYKYTWNNKMPGAVNIRERLDRVVANEEWQDNFRPSTVTHLFSHASDHRPLVLQMKENWRNRRRLSRGFKFEEVWLLWEDCEKTVLEALQNVGGTHTGLSRAKDKIDKCGEELVAGRYIGPMTIFFSESIIS, via the coding sequence ATGGCCCATGGTGTTGTATTGGTGACTTCAATGCCATTCTACAAGCTTCGGAAAAGCAGAGCAAGTTCCCACCTTCAGTTCCACATGGTATTGGATTCCTACAACCTTGCAGACTTGGGTTTTATTGGATATAAATACACATGGAACAATAAGATGCCAGGGGCAGTAAACATAAGGGAGAGATTGGACCGGGTAGTGGCGAACGAGGAATGGCAGGATAACTTTCGGCCAAGCACAGTGACTCACCTGTTCTCTCATGCCTCAGACCATCGTCCATTGGTTTTACAAATGAAGGAGAACTGGAGAAATAGGAGAAGGCTGTCACGGGGTTTCAAGTTTGAAGAAGTGTGGCTTCTTTGGGAGGATTGTGAAAAAACAGTTTTGGAAGCATTGCAAAACGTAGGAGGGACCCATACGGGGTTGAGTAGAGCTAAGGATAAGATTGATAAGTGTGGGGAGGAACTGGTTGCCGGGAGATATATTGGGCccatgaccattttcttttctgaaagcattattTCTTGA